In the genome of Raphanus sativus cultivar WK10039 chromosome 4, ASM80110v3, whole genome shotgun sequence, one region contains:
- the LOC108831225 gene encoding probable glucan endo-1,3-beta-glucosidase BG3, whose protein sequence is MYHHRSSCFASAPLLLLIHDFLLASFFDTAATQIGSFKPDFRIFLTPVIEFLVSKKSPLLVNMYTYFIYVNNMGAVSLEYALLTSNKTVVSDGSNSYGNLFFLLLDTVYAALEKSRAGSVKIVVSETGWPTSGGTAASADNARTYVNNLIRIVKTGSPRRPELPIETYLLLDFDVSFQNNC, encoded by the exons ATGTATCATCATCGTTCGAGTTGCTTCGCCTCAGCACCACTGTTACTGCTTATTCACGACTTCCTCCTTGCTTCCTTCTTCGACACGGCAG CGACGCAGATCGGATCGTTCAAACCGGATTTTCGGATCTTTCTTACGCCGGTTATAGAGTTTTTGGTAAGCAAGAAATCTCCTCTGCTCGTGAACATGTACACTTACTTCATCTACGTTAACAACATGGGAGCCGTCAGTTTGGAGTACGCTCTGTTAACTTCAAATAAGACTGTAGTCAGTGACGGGTCGAACTCATACGGAAACCTCTTCTTCTTACTCCTGGACACTGTCTACGCAGCACTGGAGAAATCAAGAGCTGGATCAGTGAAGATAGTGGTGTCGGAGACCGGTTGGCCAACATCGGGAGGAACCGCTGCGAGTGCGGACAATGCAAGAACTTATGTGAACAATTTGATACGAATTGTGAAGACTGGATCTCCAAGGAGGCCAGAGCTGCCTATCGAGACTTATTTATTGTTGGATTTTGATGTCAGTTTTCAGAATAATTGTTAA